The following are from one region of the Streptococcus sp. 1643 genome:
- a CDS encoding ABC transporter ATP-binding protein: MSEIKIINAKKIYHDIPVIENLNVTIPKGSLFTILGPSGCGKTTLLRMIAGFNSIEGGEFYFDDTKINNIEPSKRNIGMVFQNYAIFPHLTVRDNVAFGLKQKKVPKDELVQQTNKYLELMQIDQYADRKPDKLSGGQQQRVALARALAVNPSVLLMDEPLSNLDAKLRLDMRQVIREIQHEVGITTVYVTHDQEEAMAISDQIAVMKDGIIQQVGRPKELYHKPANEFVATFIGRTNLIPAKLQKKSDSAYIVFSDDYALPMPALDQAKEQAVLVSIRPEEFIKDESGDIEGIISDSVYLGLTTEYFVKTAFSLKIQVSEESTFEEDLQKGDRIRLRINTQKLNVFSADGSRNLITGVGYER; encoded by the coding sequence ATGAGTGAGATCAAAATTATTAACGCAAAAAAAATCTACCACGACATTCCTGTCATTGAGAATTTAAACGTTACGATTCCAAAAGGAAGTCTTTTCACCATTCTTGGACCTTCAGGTTGTGGAAAAACGACCCTTCTTCGAATGATTGCAGGCTTCAACAGTATTGAAGGCGGAGAATTTTACTTCGATGATACTAAAATAAATAATATAGAACCCAGCAAACGCAACATCGGCATGGTTTTCCAAAACTACGCTATTTTCCCACATTTGACTGTCCGAGATAATGTTGCTTTTGGTCTTAAACAAAAAAAGGTTCCAAAAGATGAATTAGTTCAACAAACTAATAAATATCTGGAACTAATGCAAATTGATCAATACGCAGATCGAAAGCCCGATAAGCTCAGTGGTGGACAACAACAACGTGTCGCCTTAGCACGTGCATTAGCTGTTAATCCAAGTGTTCTCCTCATGGACGAGCCACTTAGTAACCTGGATGCGAAACTTCGCTTAGATATGCGCCAAGTTATTCGAGAAATTCAACACGAAGTGGGAATTACAACTGTATATGTGACCCACGATCAAGAAGAAGCGATGGCTATTTCAGACCAGATTGCCGTTATGAAAGATGGGATCATCCAACAAGTCGGACGACCAAAAGAACTCTATCATAAACCAGCTAATGAGTTTGTGGCAACCTTTATTGGACGCACAAATCTCATCCCAGCCAAACTACAAAAAAAGAGCGACAGTGCTTATATCGTCTTCTCAGATGACTATGCCCTCCCTATGCCAGCTCTTGATCAAGCTAAGGAACAAGCTGTTCTTGTGAGTATCCGTCCCGAAGAGTTTATCAAAGATGAATCTGGAGATATTGAAGGAATCATTTCCGATAGTGTTTATCTTGGACTCACCACTGAATATTTTGTAAAGACTGCATTTTCTTTAAAAATACAGGTCAGCGAAGAATCAACTTTTGAAGAAGATCTTCAAAAAGGGGATCGAATTCGTCTACGAATCAATACTCAAAAGTTAAATGTCTTTTCTGCAGATGGTTCGCGTAATCTTATTACAGGAGTTGGCTATGAAAGGTAA
- a CDS encoding iron ABC transporter permease: MKGKKLNIWTASSFFIFLTYLIFLVYPIIIVLKQALIHEGQFSLANFEDFFSKSYYSETLVNSFNVSITSTVTSLVLGTLLAYLFSIYDFKGKKFLQILIIIASMSAPFVGAYSWILLLGRNGVITKFLTNALHLPAIDIYGFKGIVLVFTLQLFPLVFLYVAGAMKRIDHSLLEAAENMGVFGFKRMITVILPLLVPTLLAAALLVFMRAFSDFGTPMLIGEGYRTFPVLIYNQFISEVGGNSAFASALAIMAIIIALTIFLIQKYISNRYSFSMNSLHPIEPKKITKGKMVAIYATVYGIVLFSVLPQLFLIYTSFLKTSGMVFVKGYSLNSYKIAFNRMGATIFNTIRIPLIALILVVLFASFISYLAVRKRNLFTNLIDSLSMVPYIVPGTVLGIAFISSFNTGIFGSGFLMITGTAFILIISLSVRRLPYTIRSSVASLQQIAPSIEEAAESLGSSRLNTFSKITVPMMLPGIISGSILSWVTMISELSTSILLYNAKTKTMTVAIYTEVLRGNYGVAAALSTILTVLTVTSLLLFMKISKNSSITL; encoded by the coding sequence ATGAAAGGTAAAAAACTAAATATTTGGACAGCCTCCTCATTCTTCATCTTTCTTACCTATCTTATTTTTCTTGTTTATCCAATTATTATTGTACTCAAGCAAGCACTCATACATGAAGGTCAATTCTCACTAGCTAATTTCGAGGATTTCTTTAGTAAATCCTATTACTCTGAGACACTGGTAAACAGTTTTAACGTCTCCATTACTTCTACTGTAACTTCCCTAGTTTTAGGGACCTTATTAGCTTACCTCTTTTCTATATATGACTTCAAAGGAAAGAAATTTTTACAGATATTGATTATTATCGCTTCCATGTCAGCTCCTTTCGTAGGGGCATACTCTTGGATTCTCTTGTTGGGACGAAATGGTGTCATCACTAAATTCTTGACAAATGCCCTTCATCTTCCAGCTATTGATATTTATGGCTTCAAAGGAATTGTACTTGTGTTTACACTCCAGCTATTCCCATTAGTTTTTCTATACGTGGCTGGAGCCATGAAAAGAATTGACCATTCTCTTCTTGAAGCCGCTGAAAATATGGGGGTATTTGGATTCAAACGTATGATAACAGTTATTTTGCCCCTTTTAGTTCCAACTTTACTTGCTGCTGCCCTACTCGTATTTATGAGAGCATTCTCCGACTTCGGAACTCCTATGTTAATTGGTGAAGGATATCGAACTTTCCCTGTTTTAATTTATAATCAATTCATTAGTGAGGTTGGCGGAAATTCTGCTTTTGCATCTGCTTTAGCAATCATGGCGATTATAATTGCTTTAACAATCTTTCTTATTCAAAAATATATTTCCAATCGCTATAGTTTCAGCATGAATTCTCTCCATCCAATTGAGCCGAAAAAAATTACAAAAGGAAAAATGGTAGCAATTTATGCAACAGTTTACGGAATTGTCTTATTTTCTGTTCTACCTCAATTATTTTTGATTTATACCTCTTTCCTAAAAACATCAGGTATGGTATTTGTCAAAGGCTATTCTCTAAACAGTTACAAGATTGCCTTCAATCGCATGGGAGCTACTATTTTTAATACGATTCGCATTCCTTTGATTGCTTTGATTCTAGTTGTTTTATTTGCATCATTTATCTCCTACCTAGCTGTTAGAAAACGAAATTTGTTTACAAACTTAATTGATAGCCTTAGTATGGTACCTTATATCGTACCAGGAACAGTTCTCGGCATTGCCTTTATCTCTTCATTCAATACAGGTATCTTCGGAAGTGGCTTCCTTATGATTACAGGAACAGCCTTCATCTTGATTATCTCCTTATCTGTAAGAAGACTCCCTTATACAATCCGCTCATCTGTTGCTAGCTTACAACAAATAGCACCTAGTATTGAAGAAGCAGCTGAGAGTTTAGGAAGTAGCCGTCTCAATACTTTCAGTAAAATCACTGTTCCAATGATGTTACCCGGTATTATTTCTGGATCTATTCTATCATGGGTAACAATGATTTCAGAACTATCTACTTCTATCCTGCTATATAATGCCAAAACAAAAACTATGACCGTAGCTATCTACACTGAAGTACTTCGTGGAAATTATGGCGTAGCAGCTGCTTTGTCAACTATCCTCACTGTCTTGACAGTTACTTCATTATTACTATTTATGAAAATTTCTAAAAACAGTAGCATTACCCTCTAG